A window of the Trichoderma asperellum chromosome 6, complete sequence genome harbors these coding sequences:
- a CDS encoding uncharacterized protein (EggNog:ENOG41~TransMembrane:12 (i107-124o144-164i171-189o201-225i237-256o262-283i334-361o381-401i422-441o447-470i482-503o515-534i)~SMCOG1005:Drug resistance transporter, EmrB/QacA~antiSMASH:Cluster_6.1) has product MSSRALFAGPVEISSQNMSQLQLKDKEISTDDMENTNNASKSTNANWSSDSNSRPPPDIEKSVEKDTHGTKPDTPHFPETNLGEGIVGWDGQDDPKNPQNFPSSRKWGLLALMAGITFVSPLASSMLSPAIEYVGADFGVTNEAILSFTVSIYLLGYSFGPLLLAPLSEIYGRRIVLSSANWFFVIWQIGCAKAPNIASLIVFRLLSGVGGSGCLTLGAGVIADLFPIESRGLATSVWSMGPLLGPVVGPICGGFISETVGWRWVFWVLLIVGGITSAGIEILNRETYAPVLIEWKTKQLAKELGRNDVHSAYAKLGADTSILAKLRMGMERPILLFCKSPIVFLLSTYLALEYGLLYLFFTTIPSVFKGKYGFSTGLSGLAYLGIGIGFMAGLILTALTNDRIMAKMAQRNGGKFEPEMRLPMMIFYAAFCPISFFWYGWTTDKDVHWIVPIIGMVPFGFGLMGLYLPIQTYIIDSYPTHAASGSAALVASRSPLGALLPLAGPRLFATLSLGWGNSLLGFISLAFIPVPIFFSQYGKVIREKYPVQL; this is encoded by the exons aTGTCTTCACGCGCCCTCTTTGCCGGACCAGTCGAGATTAGCTCTCAAAATATGTCACAACTTCAGTTAAAAGACAAGGAAATTTCCACAGATGATATGGAAAATACCAATAATGCTTCGAAGTCCACCAATGCAAATTGGTCATCGGATAGCAATTCTAGACCGCCGCCAGACATTGAGAAATCTGTCGAAAAGGATACCCATGGTACGAAACCAGATACGCCTCACTTCCCAGAAACAAATCTCGGTGAAGGCATTGTTGGCTGGGATGGGCAAGATGACCCCAAAAACCCCCAAAACTTTCCGTCAAGTCGTAAATGGGGGTTGTTGGCGTTGATGGCCGGCATCACTTTCGTCTCGCCGCTCGCGTCCAGCATGCTGTCACCCGCTATTGAATATGTCGGGGCCGATTTCGGGGTTACCAATGAAGctatactttcttttactgTGAGCATCTATTTGCTAGGTTATTCA TTTGGCCCCCTCTTACTTGCGCCTCTGAGTGAAATCTACGGTCGCCGAATTGTTCTCAGCAGTGCGAACTGGTTTTTTGTCATATGGCAAATAGGCTGTGCAAAAGCCCCGAATATTGCAAGTTTGATTGTGTTCCGGCTGCTTTCTGGCGTGGGCGGCTCCGGGTGTTTGACTTTGGGAGCCGGCGTGATCGCTGACCTCTTCCCCATTGAGAGCCGTGGGCTAGCGACATCTGTCTGGAGCATGGGGCCATTGCTAGGCCCTGTAGTTGGGCCAATCTGTGGAGGATTCATTAGCGAGACTGTGGGTTGGCGCTGGGTGTTTTGGGTTCTTCTGATAGTTGGAGGCATCACCTCTGCTGGCATTGAGATTCTCAATCGTGAGACTTATGCCCCTGTTCTCATTGAATGGAAAACTAAGCAGCTCGCAAAGGAGTTAGGCAGGAATGATGTCCACAGTGCTTACGCAAAGCTGGGAGCTGATACCTCTATATTGGCGAAGCTGAGAATGGGCATGGAACGACCGATTCTCTTGTTCTGCAAATCCCCCattgtctttcttctctcaacATATCTGGCATTGGAGTATGGATTACTCTATCTTTTTTTCACTACCATTCCTTCAGTATTCAAAGGCAAGTACGGCTTCTCAACCGGTTTATCAGGGTTGGCTTATTTGGGCATTGGCATCGGTTTCATGGCTGGATTAATACTAACCGCACTCACCAACGATCGGATAATGGCAAAAATGGCACAGCGTAACGGCGGCAAATTCGAACCAGAGATGAGGCTACCCATGATGATTTTTTACGCAGCCTTTTGCCCCATCAGCTTCTTTTGGTACGGTTGGACGACCGACAAAGATGTTCACTGGATTGTCCCAATCATCGGCATGGTACCGTTCGGCTTTGGATTGATGGGCTTATACCTCCCCATTCAGACCTATATCATTGACTCGTACCCGACTCATGCAGCATCAGGAAGTGCTGCCCTCGTTGCTTCTCGATCGCCACTAGGCGCTCTGCTCCCACTTGCTGGCCCAAGACTCTTTGCGACACTCAGCCTCGGATGGGGAAATTCCCTGCTAGGCTTCATTTCACTCGCATTCATTCCCGttcccatcttcttttctcaatACGGAAAAGTCATCCGCGAGAAGTATCCGGTGCAACTGTAA
- a CDS encoding uncharacterized protein (EggNog:ENOG41~antiSMASH:Cluster_6.1), translated as MPQFSELPSQRMRNTGGQGKRHCWECRRRCLVCDSKEPGCKRCHTSGIPCPGYGDVKPTRLKWITPGRVVSRDQKHKKNSRRKYQDDHEKITAGMIRHITTVEKYMNITIPQIEMNDEVHVIVQSLEYFNSCIYKDLAPIHDFGHNPYLYQISATHIRAARLSPDYLKYGMLCMIMSHRINQTSNILQLKPLTEKFYFYWGLAVRSLNDYLNREDKRAGDTIIAGILTLLLADIHQGRSLDWRCHLGAIYKLITLRGGFYALCTSISMQPLMLCFWSMAVIGDTTCPASDLFMTNLHVEALNFVLEKYSIMASQIHLCPIQLFPEIFKINHLRMKGARLDVFDTKALQEVAYETLERIDFFSPQKLAESKHSCHEDWVLVGRAYQAAVALYCILSLQSLSVLPHSSALRMQCVEHGEVLQTLLKEALASKRLKRFMIWPLVVLGAEAVHGSEAMRTFVASQLSELSYDAGTYVPLTAKRALEQFWSSGETRWDVCFGRPYIFTLQIAVDTSRLMPLYK; from the exons CATACATCTGGCATACCATGTCCAGGATATGGTGATGTGAAGCCTACTAGACTGAAGTGGATCACGCCTGGCAGAGTCGTATCTCGGGATCAAAAGCACAAGAAAAATTCACGGCGAAAATATCAAGACGACCACGAGAAAATAACAGCAGGCATGATAAGGCATATAACCACGGTTGAAAAATATATGAATATTACGATTCCACAGATTGAGATGAATGACGAAGTTCATGTCATCGTACAATCCCTCGAATACT TCAATTCCTGcatatataaagatttagCTCCTATCCATGATTTCGGCCATAATCCCTATCTCTACCAGATTTCTGCTACGCATATCCGAGCTGCACGCCTAAGCCCTGATTATCTGAAGTATGGCATGCTGTGCATGATCATGAGCCACCGAATCAACCAAACAAGCAATATCCTTCAGCTTAAACCACTAACGGAGAAGTTCTATTTCTACTGGGGCCTCGCTGTCCGATCTCTAAATGACTATCTCAACAGGGAAGATAAGCGTGCCGGTGATACAATTATCGCTGGAATATTGACACTCCTACTTGCAGAC ATCCACCAGGGAAGATCGCTTGACTGGCGATGCCATTTAGGCGCAATATACAAATTGATTACGTTACGTGGCGGATTCTATGCGCTATGCACATCAATAAGCATGCAGCCGTTGATGCTTTGCTTCTGGTC TATGGCAGTAATCGGAGACACTACATGTCCGGCTTCAGACCTCTTTATGACAAATCTACATGTCGAGGCTCTGAACTTTGTACTTGAAAAATACAGTATTATGGCATCTCAAATTCATCTATGCCCGATACAGCTGTTCCCTGAAATCTTCAAAATCAACCACCTGCGTATGAAGGGTGCAAGGCTTGATGTTTTTGACACCAAAGCTCTCCAGGAAGTAGCCTATGAAACATTGGAGCGCATCGATTTCTTTTCACCTCAGAAATTAGCCGAATCTAAACATTCATGTCACGAAGACTGGGTATTAGTAGGCAGAGCGTACcaggctgctgttgcgcTATACTGCATCTTATCTCTCCAAAGTTTATCAGTTCTACCTCACTCTTCAGCGCTGCGTATGCAATGTGTTGAGCACGGAGAAGTCCTACAGACCCTTCTCAAAGAGGCACTCGCCAGTAAAAGGCTGAAGAGGTTCATGATTTGGCCGCTGGTTGTGCTTGGGGCAGAAGCCGTCCATGGCAGTGAAGCAATGCGCACCTTTGTTGCTAGCCAGCTGTCGGAACTTAGCTACGATGCTGGCACCTATGTTCCACTTACGGCAAAACGAGCGCTCGAACAGTTTTGGAGTTCTGGAGAAACTCGTTGGGATGTTTGCTTTGGGAGGCCGTACATCTTCACGCTGCAGATTGCCGTGGATACAAGCCGCCTCATGCCGCTTTACAAGTGA